The sequence TATGATGGATGAAATCAAATGTATAACCAAAACTTTTGGACCTGATTTGTTCGGAGCAAAACGAATGCAAGTATTGATACATAGCGATTTATATGCAATGGTACACCTACTTGAGATGACCGCAGGCACAATTACATTTTACATGAGGTACATGAATGCAATacacaaatttattaatttggatatcTATTTCATCAACACTTATACATGTATTTTCCCAGTCATCTATACCATGTATTGAAAAAAGCACGAATGGAAGAAAGGGTGTTATTTGTTGATCCATGTACCACTTTTGCTCTTAGAACTAAGAAAACTCCAACGGACCGCTCGAAGGAGTTGATGGATCGGTTCAAATAGGGTGGTGCTAATTCTATATTCCTTATTCCTTACAACTCAGGGTAACTATGAATCCTTTTTACTATGTGTTTATCAGTTGATTATCTGATATTGTTACAGCTGAAATGGCTAATGTTTGCAGATCACATTAGACTCTGACTGTTGTTGACATTGAGAAGAAAAAATCATATTGGTTAGATCCATTGAAAAGGAGATTGCCAAATTCCACAGAATGGACGGATGTTGTGAGCAAGTAAGTTACAAAATGCCTCTAATGTGTACGCATTCAAATAGTTACTCACATACGCACACATGTTGTTACACTTGTTGCAGTGCGATGAAGTTCTACTATGCTCAGAAAGACCCAAAGAAGGCGACGAAGACCAAGCTGAAGATGACACCGCTTCTAGTGAGTTTTACAGTTACACAAGCAAGTGTATATTGTCTTTTTTTGGGGTCTAACCATTATATTCCGTGCCACAGGGGATACTTGAGCAACGAGATGATAAAACATGTGGTTTTTGGGTAATGTTGTACATGCGAGAGATCGTAATGGATAAGGAATTAAACTTTGTTGCAAAGGTACCATAATTCATTACCATAATATTATGTTCAGATGTATGCAGTTGTTATCCGTGATATAGAGCAAATTCCTAATAGTAAAGCATTTATGTTTTGTAGTGGATAAACAAGTGTGGATTGAGTTACAACCATTCGGATTTGGATCATCTCCGCACAGAATGGGCAGATCATGTGCGTTACTTGAAGTGAGAATGGATTGTGTATGTAATCATGTTTTCGTACAATATGATTATCGGTTTGTGGTACACTTGTTGTTGTGCATATTTTGGGTCTTTTTTTGGTGCATATTTTCGTATAATGATATCCCACTGGTTCcatgtgtatatatattgtgCACAACTAGTGTACATATTTTGTAAATAATGGATAGTTAAGTTATATATGAAGTTTATAGCTTGGTTGTAATTGGAGTAGTAGTATCATGTAATTTCAATTGCAGTATGTACAGGTGCATTAAAGGGTTACAGGTTATGCGACACATTTGGGATAAAAAATCTGGCATCTAATGCATTAATGAATGAgcgtaaaattaaaaaaattgtcatATTATGACGCGTGACATGATATCAGGTTAATGAAATAATGTCATGACTAAAACGCTAAGAtgacataaataaaaataggaTTGTCGTATTACAATTAACGTAGTCAAATTTGATTGACTTTTATGACATTTGATTAAATGAAAAATGTCATGTGAAATccaagcacaagacaaaaaatttaaagacAACGTCAACTGAAACATCTTCAAACGACAGCAATAAAGAGGAAAACTATCGCCGTAACTTATCTACAATGAcacaaacaataataaaaaatgtcgTATGATAAGACAAAGGTCTATGGTTTTACATACTACAATGAcggtatatataaaaaagttgtCATTAGAAATTAGCCAATACTACGGTTTGAACAAAGTCGAACGTCGTTGTAACATGGAAAAGATGACAGAGGCTTAGGAAGCGCGTGTCGTCTGTCGCTTCGAAAGATGATAGAAATCGACCGTCGTCTGATGCTTTATCAGACGGCAGtgagccctgtgacagatttatatcatgtgggacgacggtttttaaccgtcgtctgaagagggttttgaCGTAGTGTAAGCTTCGTCTTTTCCCATTTACCTTGAAAGACAAAGCAAAGGCCTGGTTGAACTCCATGTCCATCCGACTAGCACCTtgtgttttattattaataacaaaataatttatttattacattttattttattcttattaatacATATTTTCTACGAATTTTATCCCATTAACCCCTCCAAACAAAAAATTGATGTTGCTACCAATTCTTCCCTCCACAAAATATTGAGATTACTCCAATTTTTATCACATTAATCcctctaaaaaaaattacccaAATTTTAGGAGACCATTATCCCTGATTTCATTCCTCATCCCTTATTCTCACCTCAGCCCACATTGAATTccaaacaaaattaattaaaataatatattttatgagtCAAGGGTATCCACACAATAAAAAAAGTACCACTTTTTGTGAGAGGAAGTGAGGGACATGGAAGGGAACACTAAACGACAACATATTTTCTTCCCACCTAAACAACTTTAAAGTCCcacaaataattattttatatataatttattttaattataaatattgccATAAAATTCCATCAATACCGTGTTAGGCAGctaaacaatttttttatattaaaaaaagtaaggGTGCCAAAATGGACAGCATTATCATACTCATTTAAGCAACCTTTGTTACTCCAACTATTTCAAGCACCCTCCCAAGCACCTCGCATTATAGATGCTCTTAAGGAAATACAATCTCATCTTATTTCATAAAATTGGAATGTGGGATGAGGTAACTGTTTTGCAACCAATATTTGTTCTTGTGGTGAATCTCACAAAATGATGCAACAAAATGATGAACAAGATCGTGTAATGAAATTTCCGTCAGGATTAAACATAAATTATCCtaacaaataattttaatataaacaTGAGTTTAAGACTTACCTCTTGTAGAGCAAAACCCATTAGAAATATAAGCAGCGTAAAAATAGAATCTACCATGATCTCGTATCACCCGGTCATGTATCACCCACATAACTATTAATCACAAAGTGATAACGAATGATCCACGGATTAAATGGTGACTTAGGAGACAGATGAAGTATCACAAGAGTACAAAAGGGAGGCAAAAAGAATATTGTGTAGTGTGTTGATAGGGGTCGAAAACCCTATCTGTAGGTATGGTTTTTAGGGTAGTTTTGATTAGTTTTCATTCagtaagcgagcaattctcgcactTTTATGCATGTGTGCGTGTTAGTTAGTTTTAGTAGtggttttatttacttttgtagtttctagccattttctgatttttttacgGGCAAAATATTGCCAAAATAGCACACACGTGAACTATCATTTATTATTTcggctaattgatccaccaaagtTCGCACTAAACggagtttttactcaaatctaaCGACTGGTGTGTCAATTTAGCATTTGGACTAACATTGTTTGGAGTTTATCTGTGTGCTATAAAAAGAACTTTGTATCTCtatttttattatcttttaactttgtaaaaaccctagcctccatccttgaagaatcctctcatTCCTTCCGTCAGCCATTGAAGAACCTTCAACCTCTGTGCTTTCCAAGGATTATTCAAGGCTCCATCctttaagtcctaggaagacgtctACATTGgtcgacaggttccctgaaagggatttctttttcttttatattctatttGCCTTTGATACATTtcatgaatcctaggctaattgtatttTCGTGATAATATTTCCATCTTTAATATTAATTCAAGTTttgttttgttcaattgatTGCTTTTATTATTCCAAGTCTTACACTTTGCCTTTTTGGATTAattcattcataaatccaaacattaacttggcacatattgtgagctgaatttgagcccaagagcgaacataaaaaaaactctttttCTTGATATTTTTTGTGTGTATGCTTTGACTTGTGAAGGATTACAGATTTTACACCAAATACTGAGTTAAGTCTGCACGCACTGATTTGAGATAATAAACGATGAAATttgcctcattagaattaacccttttctttaccttatttttatctttttcatcaactTTAGGAAGCCCCTTTTGAGCCttaatttttgtagtttatagtttttctttcttctctaacccttatttttgcaaactatcacttagtttgttCCCTAATCCAAAATTTTGCAAAACTCTTTTAgagtttttgttttattttagcactttttctttgtttatgacATTATAAGAGCAAGACGAAAGGCTAAGAGGTGAACGAGCACAATTGCTTGAAAAGGACCAATCAAACAGTCCGCACAAAAAAAAGATGAACAAAAGGGAGAAACATCATTCACCGGTTCTTAAAATcaaacgtctcagaaaaaaagGGAAATAAAAGCTTGTTCCCTTTATATTTGCTAAAAGCCATTTAACCTTGTTTTTCTAGTGCTGAAATTCTTAACATTTGTTGTACCTATAACCttttctaaccacattacaaccccattTCGAGGCTATTTTTTATATTGTCGGAGTCATGTAGCAAAGTAGAGGTACTCGAATGAACGTGGAAATTCACCGTCATCCTAaacaagaacataagccgagagtaaacacttaaGCCACTAAatattgtgtgaattgagtgaactaccaaTGGTGATGTGTTTTACTTAGATATCCTTTTAacctcgtttaattgaacatgtatcATTTTCTTAAGCATAcgacctgtgataattgaactGCGGCTTTTGAAAATCGTATCTCTATTTTGtacttccgaatgcatgtaattacagatgcttgAAATTGTGTCAGGCACCCAGTCAAACGAGGAGGTTTTTCTAGCTTGGCCAGTGATTgtgggtttagtttttagtttacttggggacaagtaaatttttttttttggtaggaggTTGATTGGGAACCTATCTATTTATAACTTCCGGTTAGGCTATAAAACACCAACtctaagagcatctctaatAGTGGGTTTAACAACTTTTAAAAGGTGCCTACTATTGGAGTGATAGTGGGTGCCAAACAAGGTTGCCaacctttttttaatatataaaaaaagtgaTTTACTTGAATAAGTGCACAATTTTAATGATTCTCTTTCTCATTTCACTATTGTTGCaagtatttataattaaaataaattatatataaaataatgatttatggGGTCATTGTGACTTTTAAAGTTGCTTATTATTGGagcatttttaaataaaaattgccAAGAGTGATGTAgattatcaaattaataaaatattatgtttTAATATGATATGTTAGGTTTTGATAATTTTGAAGCAACCTCTATTAGAGATGCTCTAATCCTCCATCACTTTAAATGAGTTTGACCAGTTTCGGTTACAAATGGATAAATATTCAACTCATAATCCGAATATTCCtaacaaatcaaaatattttaagattttaaattaaaaataattagctactgatatttttaaatttaatacttagttgaattatttattaaatatttatatcatttaatactttcaacatttataatattataaattttatatactATGTTTTTAACACTAAATTTTagattgggaaaattacaaaattggatcaaatgggagacccatttactcaacctactacatatctagattgattttgtgtgactttctcaaaatacccttaatatatatataacacttagaaTTTTTTTAGGCTTTCGTCTTTCTCCCTCCCCTCTGACTTCacagatttcgcaatatgcgaagtctgcgaagataaAAGATGTGTTTTTAAGCATTTTTATCTTCGtagacttcgcatattgcgaaatctgcaaagtggtatataacaaaaaaaaggcATAACAACAagagattctaacattaaaatcataacattatcaaaatttacaacaaaattgccacaataacaacattaaaatcataacattatcaaaatttacaacaagattgccacaataaacccctaacaaatcatttcaaagtaaatgtgaccaatcttgatgagaatttctccctgtatcagaaggaaagtcatctcctcTACACCCTAGTACACCGCCTTCctgaaagggatgttatgtattcaaccaccttcagaaaaatttaatcgtgttaggaaGAAAAAGGACGATTTGGATTCGCAAAAAGAGGATTTCGCGAACTTTGCGAATAGaaatgtgcaaggaagatgatttttcttctcgaaaagaggatttcgcgaagtctgcgagaaGTAATGTgacgattttacttcgcgaaaacggattacgcgaagtctgcgaagggAAAAATCATGAAATTTTCTCTTCACAGACTTCGCGTAATCCgttttcgcgaagtaaaatcatcacATTTCAGACTCTTTCTTATCGCAGACCTTCACGAAACCAGATTACGCGAAGTGATtttctgaagaaaaaaaaaacgaagagAAAACAAtagatatttatatttttcccgcctttcaccattaaaatcgtcaataaccatatgataaacgcagaaaaacgatgaaaataacgtagaataatgATTTCTTTGATTCgtacaaaaagaaagaaatcaagAGACAAACAGAaacaagaagatgaagaaccatgacttagTTTTCTAGCAATAGGAAGATggagaatcaagagatgaagataggaaaaagagaaagacatggtgatgaagagaaatggtgcaaattttacaatataaaggaagagaggaagatcaaaggtctggAAATCTCCTGGAAAAGAGAAACCGTGTGCCAAAGAAGAGAAAGCGGAAGAGGGAATcatacaaaatcaatctagatatttttaaatatataaatacgtcTTCCATTTTAGGGTCTGCTTGGATTGAGGTTAGTGGAGGTTAATTAAAGGGAGATTATTTGTGTAACCTTGCTTGGAAAGAAGTTTAAATGAAGGTTATTTTTCTAACCTTGCTTGGGAagaagtttaagtttaaatgaGGGTTAAATGGAGGTTCAAAAACCTCCAATTTCAGTCCCACCAAATTAGTGGGATCTAGAGGTTCTCTAATCTCCCCTCCCTTCCCTTCCCCTCCCTTTAATGAACCTTAAGAAACTTTCTTCCAAGCAGACCCTTacaaaattttgtaattttcctttttaaattttatcaaataacccTAAATTTGATCATTAGCGTTAATTCGAATTAAAGTCGATTGAAATTGTCTTTTCCGTACCgaattgaattaaattaattaacataacATTTCTTGGGAAAATTCGTGAGAGTAGTGATATTATAATTTCCacattaaaacaaataaaataaaataaaagaaaagcacaACCCTTCCAAGTAGAAAGAGAGAGGGGAGAGAGAGTTCATCCTACTAGAATTATTTTGTGGGAGAGGAAGAAAAGATGGAGTCGTCCTTTAAGAAGCAATTGGAAGAATACAAGGAATTTTGGGGGGAAAGATTTTTCTTCCTTGATAATTATTCTAGATTCATCAAGCGTGGTAACCCCCTTCCTTCTTGGTCTTCCTCTGATATTGATGACTTCATCGCTTCAGATCCCGTCCATGGCGCATCTGTATTCTTCTATCCccttttctatttttctctATTATTTCATTATTGGGATTTCTGCTGATTTTTATTAAATCCCTAACACCCTTCGCTCGTTAATTTCTCTATTTGATTATCGTTGTGATTTCTGCGGATTTTTATTACTAAATCCCTAACATCCTTCGCTCGTTAATTTCTCTATTTGATTTATCGTGATTCTGTTTAGGGctctcagttttttttttttttatcagtttTTGCCATATGATTTCATGGATCCTTTAGCTTGCCAGATAATAGTTATCATTTTTTAGATTATGCATTCAAGTGCGACTTTATGCTGTGAAACAATAGATTGACACTTTTGAATGTTTTCCTCTTTCTGTTGCAGCTTAAAACTGTAAGGGAAGCAGCAAACTTTGGTCTTACAGGAAGTTTAATTGGTGCAGTATCTACCGCAGGCGTTGCCTGGAAATATTCGAGGAGTTTACATGGTACTTACTGTCACCTCTTAGTTTGTTATAGCGGAATTCTAATTTgagattatattttttatctctTTAAAATGAAAGTGAATTCAGAGCTTTTTTTACTCTGATTGAATCGTATGGTATGGTATTCCTTTTGGGAATTGAACTTGGTTTGAAAATGCTGATATAGTTCAACTCAATCTTACTGCTCTATGGTTGGGTTGATTGTGACTTAGAAAGGCCAAGAGTATATTATATACACTAAAATAATGAGGAAGCAAAAGAACACTATTAAGTTTGAAGAAATTTATGTTATCTGATAAAGTTTTACTGGTATGGTTGGATTGGAACATAAATTTATTCAAATGTCCACAGGCATAATGCAGGGTTTATTTACATAGCAAAATCCAAAGGAGCATTTATGTTGGGAGTTTCTTCAAATGttattgattaattctaaaacTAGAGCAGTACATGGGTAGGTTAGAGAATATTCTAGTCAGACAAACTCATAAACTTTGGAGCCGAAGTTTAGTTGGGTGAACATATAATTTAGAACTCTAACTGAGAGGAATGGTACAGATACAGGCTCAAGCATGTCCCAAATAAGCCTTACAAATGATTCTAAATTGTGCAAGTTTAacattgttttcttttcttttggttTTGGGGTTCTTATTCTACTTTGTTTAACAAATAGCAAATACAATATCTCATCTTTGACAGCAATCTCATGCAATAATATAATTAAGTATGATTAAGCAATGTTAATTGGCAGGTACGGCGCTATCCTTTGTTGCTGGAGGTGCTTTTGGTTGGACCTTTGGACATGAAGTTGCAAATCACTGGCTGCAACTCTATAGGTTGGACAGGACGGGTGCACAAGTTAAGTTTATGGAGTGGTGGGAGAAGAAATGTGAAGGAAGGTCTTAAATCTAAAAGCAGTATTATGAATAAGAGCCCTTTTCTCCTTTCATTGCTAATAATATTAGTAATAAATAATTCTTCCTTAGTTAAGAATGCTCAAATGGTATTTGATTATTTAATTTCCTTACTTTGAGATGTGATAGTGATAATCATAACCATTACTTTGATGAGATGTTTTTCAAAATGAAGTTTTTGCACCTTTGAAGCAGTGTGTTCAATATTGGCTACTTCCTTTCATGTAGTTTTATAAATTGAACTTGGATATTCAAGTTTCTTCTTTAATTCTTTCATTCTTTTTCCATCAATCCAATATTCTTTAAATTAATAGGAGGGAATGGatgtttactttgttaaaaaatataagTTTGTTGAATTTCTAATGTGGTTTTGTTGTTTTAACTCTCTAAGTATTACTAGTATTGTTGATATGATCATTCATTCTATTTTGTTGCTCTCTTGCCTTTTCTTATGCCCCCATTGTCCCTCTAAGGATGATTTCATAGGATTTCTCTCAAAATCCTATATCGGTGGCATTCACTCCCGATTGAGTTTTGACTTGTTATCTCTTCCATTTTGCCTATTTGACATGAGTTAATATTATTATGTCGGTATGGTTCATGTATCTATTTGATTTGAGAATATATCAATTTGAGaattccaaaaaataaaaattaaaacaagaaaTTTTCAACTTAAACAAATGCATTTCATATTTAGGGTTCGTATATTAAGTCAAACCAAAAAATTATGAAGACCAACAATACCAAAAACCACTTCTAATCAAAGATCAACTGTTAATGGCAGCCTCCTAATGACAGATGGGTCGAGTTAAACACGGATGGAGCTCGTAAGGGAAACCCAGGTTGGGCCTCAACGGGAGGTTTATTGCGGGATAACACAAGGCTTTGGCTAGGTGGATTTGTGGTTAATATCGGGGTTTGCACGATTACTTTGGCTGAGCTCTGGGGCTTTATTATGGTATGGATCTCGCATGGAGAGCTGGGATGTGCAAATTGAACTTGACTTGCAGGTTGTTGTGGGGTTTATACTTTTTGGAGACATCCAAGCTAGGGGTTGGAACAAATCGTGTGGTTAGAATTAACTATTAACTagtttgatttttgttttttctattttttttgcctttgtaaaaaaaaacaactgTTAATTTTGCCAATTATTACATATCAAGGCCAATTTGACATATCATACAATCACTTCTAAAAAAACAATGtcaatttatcttttttttaaagtCGATCACTGTCTATAAAAATTTATCAATGtctataaaaataaactaaagtCATTTGAAAATAAATCTATGAAAATTATTCACAAATTTATGAAatctataaaattataaaactccATCAAAATCAGAATCTTAATTTAATACATCCCCAAAGACAAGAATAAAGCATAATAACAAAGTTTGACAAACAAGACAAAGTTGATGgtttgaaaaagaaagaaattgaaaaaaaggGATTTGATGGAGTAGCTATGTCCAATTTAGGAAGATATGTAAATTGCCAAATTTTCAACACCAAGAAAGTACAAATTGAAAAGAATGGTTCCATTAGGAAAGAAGGAAAAGTTCAATTTTTTCATGCAATATCTTGTAGAGTCTCTTAATCTACATAGTATCTCATATATTCTTAGTCTATTACATAATTGGTTACATGATACCAGAACCTAGTTTGGCTTCCGTGCTGCTCTTGTATGCAGAATTTTTGGATTTGTGTTTTTTGGGTCGTTTCTTTCAACTTCATTGTCTTCCATTGTAAATAGATTGTTTGGATCTAGGGTTTGAAATCTTAGTTCTTCTTCCGTCGCTGTCGTCTCTCTATTTCCGACATGTTTGCCCAGTTAGTTTTCCAGTGAATCTCCTTCTGTGCATTGACGTTGCTAGCAGCCCTTTGCGTGTTGCTTCAACTAAGTttttcgtctcagttttcgacAAAGCTTGATATTCCATTGTCGTCTCTCCTATCCGGTTTATTCTTCTAGGTTGCGAGTCCcggattatattttatattctaaaGCATCTTGAATGTATAGTcttcaaaactatattatatgTATAGCATGATTAATATCCATGTTTCTGCTTGAAGAGGTATGTTACAGAATAAGTCGGTGTAATAGATGTATAGCACTATAGGCTGCTACAAAATAACTATAGATGGCTAGTAAGACTACTATATTTTCTTGATTTAAGgagtgattatatatatatatatatatatatatatatatatatatatatatatatttatatttatatatataatactacTCTTAAGTAAAATATATCAATGCAGTCTCTTAATCTATATAATATGTCATGTATTCCTAGTGTATTACATGATTTATTACAAGccaaaatgaaattatttttctgCTATCAATTAAAAGAATTTCTGGATGAAAATAACAACCTAAAGTGATACCAAATACCTAGACAGAaaaagtgattagatgaaaaTAACTTTGAATTTAACAATATTGTTAAAAATTCGTTTTTTTGGTAACATTAAAAGCGATAGTATCATTTTGCCACAAAATTTTAGTCATTGAAATGCTAAAACAGAAAAGCACAACGTTTGTTTTGAACATTTACCAAAAAGAAATTAAGAGGTATGTTTCTCCTGATGCTCCAAGATAGGTCTGTGCTACCGGAAAGAAGTGTCTCCAAATTTATGGTGATTATAGTCTCGACTATAGAAACAAAATGGTCACGTGATTTTAATGGGTTAGAGACATCGGATTCTATCCATTtttttagttgatgatttttgaATACTTGGtcacaaaaaaatattaatgaaaatTTTATAATCCCTAGAAATCTCTCATTCTCAGTAATTGGTGACCTGACCACTAATCAAACTTTGGCGATTTTGTGCACCAATTAATAGTAAGACATTGATTATCTGAAACAACGTTTGTCTAATTTCAAAATCTCAACAGCTGCAAGAAGCTCTCGGCTGGAATCAGATAATCTACCTGACAGATTACACAGGCATAACTACATATCAACGATACAATAGCTCAAATCATAATCATGCAATGAGTTCAATAACTCAATTGCAATTTttgatgaaattttttaaatgcGTACCAACCCATGAATCCAAGTATTAAGCAGGCAGCCCAGTTTAAGAATCCAAGTCTGCAATATGCAAGCAGAACCAGCCATGCTCATGTTTGCCCTAATGAGGATTTCAAGTTTCTCTAAATGTCTCCATATCGTCAACAACTTGCAGAAATGAACATTTTTCTTGACCAATGACAAGTAGCAGATACAATGCAAATCTATTCAGGAACAAACAAGTTATCTAGTAACTCGGAACACAATGCCCAAGTCGACTTTTTTGAGTTCATAATCTTCTGTGAAATTATGAATATAATGGCTAGATATCCATGATTCCTTTTCACTTAAACCATCCCCTTTTAGTAATCTCTACTACCACAGCATTCTTGACCAAAACCCGACCTCTTCTTGTCCTTGAGGATTTCACTCAAAGGCTTGGGGCCCTCAAAGTCAGCTATCACTGTTCCACTTGAATTACCAGTTTTCccagtgaaatctccatttgctccagtctttttcttcttttccctAATCTGAGCAAGTGTCTTGGGTCCTGTAAATTCAGTTGCTGTCCGAGTGCATCTCCtttccttctcaagtactttcCTGGGTACTTCAGAAGGAAAGAACTGCTCTTTAGCTAGCCTTTTTTCCTTGAGTTGACACCTGGACCTATATGAGCTCGAGGGCCTAACTATGTGATGCCGCTTAGGACCATCAAACAAAGTTGCATCATCTCCACATGATGCATTTTTCCTCACCTCCAATGCCAACCTTTCTTGCAGCCGTTGACTAATGCCAGGTCTTCGAGTCCTTCCTTGGTTAGAGCAAAGCAGATGAGAACAATCATGCCTTTTTGATGATGGAGATACTGGAAGTTCATCAATTAACCTGCGTCTCCTCAAGTGGTCTCTAAGATCTACAGCCCTCTGGTCATTGATTGCCAGTTCCATCGGCAATAACTTTCTCTTATGGGACAACAGAGAACCCCAGGTTCGAGCACCAGAGTGGCCAGAGCCATTTCCAATATCAATGATACGTACATCATCCACATGCTCAAAAGAATCAAGTATCTCATCATCACGCATAACTTCTGCATCAGAGTATGCAGGGTCATACTCAACTATATCTTCAATATTATACCTCAAAAAACGGTTACTCATTTCCCTGCGTTCCCTGTTGATAGCCAGTAAATACTCTTGATCATCCTCATAACCCAGATTCTCCAACTTGTCATCAACAAGTACATCAAAACCAGGGGATGATTCCTTCCTGTCGTCAGGTTCAACATGATCATCCATTTGCTCCTCTGAACTCTGATCAGTGCATATGTGAGAACTGTTTTGGACAAAGTTATCAGCAAAAAGCAATAAATCACGTTTGAGTGAAACAGCTTCTTCACTCTGAGACACAGGAATCAGTGGACTTTGCAATATGACACTTTTAGTGTTGGCAAGCTGAATGTCCTCTTTAGGCTGGAATTTCAAATCCAATACTGCCTTCGGAACCATTTTAGACGAATTATTATTAACATCTTTTGGTGAAGGAACACAGTCATTCCTTATACATGTCCTATAATCCAATGGAACACCTTCCCTGGCTTCTGAGGTTGTGTTACCAGATTTCCCAGCAGGAGTCTTGGGATCAGCACTATGCATGAAAGAACA comes from Euphorbia lathyris chromosome 8, ddEupLath1.1, whole genome shotgun sequence and encodes:
- the LOC136203632 gene encoding succinate dehydrogenase subunit 6, mitochondrial; protein product: MESSFKKQLEEYKEFWGERFFFLDNYSRFIKRGNPLPSWSSSDIDDFIASDPVHGASLKTVREAANFGLTGSLIGAVSTAGVAWKYSRSLHGTALSFVAGGAFGWTFGHEVANHWLQLYRLDRTGAQVKFMEWWEKKCEGRS
- the LOC136204171 gene encoding zinc finger CCCH domain-containing protein 34-like, with the translated sequence MEDELQKQNTDCVYFLASPLTCKKGVECEYRHNEIARLNPRDCWYWLAGNCLNPTCAFRHPPLEMHTKASSEASVSSEFSNKINVPCYFYFSSFCNKGEKCSFMHSADPKTPAGKSGNTTSEAREGVPLDYRTCIRNDCVPSPKDVNNNSSKMVPKAVLDLKFQPKEDIQLANTKSVILQSPLIPVSQSEEAVSLKRDLLLFADNFVQNSSHICTDQSSEEQMDDHVEPDDRKESSPGFDVLVDDKLENLGYEDDQEYLLAINRERREMSNRFLRYNIEDIVEYDPAYSDAEVMRDDEILDSFEHVDDVRIIDIGNGSGHSGARTWGSLLSHKRKLLPMELAINDQRAVDLRDHLRRRRLIDELPVSPSSKRHDCSHLLCSNQGRTRRPGISQRLQERLALEVRKNASCGDDATLFDGPKRHHIVRPSSSYRSRCQLKEKRLAKEQFFPSEVPRKVLEKERRCTRTATEFTGPKTLAQIREKKKKTGANGDFTGKTGNSSGTVIADFEGPKPLSEILKDKKRSGFGQECCGSRDY